From Weissella confusa, a single genomic window includes:
- a CDS encoding acyltransferase family protein, whose product MGQNSSKKPRYITGFDGLRAIAVIGVIVFHLWPEHLVGGWLGVPLFFVLSGYLITDLLIQEFDRNGRIDLLGFYRRRIKRLYPALVVMLFATATMIGLFARDLLYNLRAIILTNMTYVYNIWATKHGDSYFDSWGGASPFTHLWSLSIEGQFYLIWPIVVFAVLALKIKRSSIAASLLGLAVISAILMGIFYDPTNINRTYYGSDTRMFAVLLGTALAFAWPSNHMKLTLKPKAKRNLNVLGAVSLAFTLVGLFWLNGQWEATYMGLMFVFTLMVTGLIAITAHPASFLSKVLDNKPLNYLGTRSYSIYLYQLPVFVFFDKFTGHNDSFLMNIIKIAVVLGIAEVSYRYVENVFRRFKKPELAPGEPKMAHFFQSRAAKIMAGIAAVFMLGTVNAVSAKEAGRARPKTDLQKRLNTNKNKIADANKKALEAAKKDNAKPAKKSDKHSSSSSEATTGSDPLAQKYGLTDKEYAAIKDQSVTAIGDSVMVDVAPDLQELMPNTVADAAVGRQPYVVPTVLQSYVNKGVLAPAVVISIGTNGAIGQNVFDQIMQIIGNRTVYWVNGYADRAWVHANNQFLEQQKAKYHNLHIVDWADLVKDHGDWLGGDHVHPNPTGSVQYAALIAKDMAKNQ is encoded by the coding sequence ATGGGGCAAAATAGTAGTAAGAAGCCACGGTATATTACGGGTTTTGACGGTTTGCGAGCGATTGCGGTAATCGGCGTCATTGTCTTTCACCTGTGGCCGGAGCATCTAGTCGGTGGTTGGCTAGGTGTGCCGTTGTTTTTTGTGTTATCGGGGTACTTGATAACAGACCTATTAATCCAAGAATTTGATCGTAATGGGCGCATTGATCTGCTTGGGTTTTACCGCCGCCGTATCAAGCGTTTGTATCCGGCGTTGGTTGTGATGCTGTTTGCGACAGCAACGATGATTGGGTTATTCGCACGTGATTTGTTGTATAACTTGCGTGCGATTATCCTGACGAATATGACGTATGTCTACAATATTTGGGCGACGAAGCATGGTGATTCATATTTTGATTCGTGGGGTGGCGCTTCACCGTTTACGCACTTGTGGTCATTGTCGATTGAAGGTCAGTTTTATCTGATTTGGCCGATTGTGGTCTTTGCGGTGTTGGCCTTGAAGATTAAGCGCAGTTCAATCGCTGCGTCACTATTGGGCTTGGCGGTTATCTCCGCTATCCTGATGGGGATTTTCTATGACCCAACTAATATCAACCGTACTTATTACGGTTCTGATACGCGTATGTTTGCGGTATTGTTGGGAACTGCATTGGCCTTTGCTTGGCCATCAAATCACATGAAATTAACGTTGAAGCCAAAAGCGAAGCGTAATTTGAATGTGTTGGGTGCAGTATCATTAGCCTTTACGTTGGTTGGCCTGTTTTGGTTAAACGGTCAGTGGGAAGCAACGTACATGGGCTTGATGTTTGTGTTCACGTTGATGGTGACGGGCTTGATTGCCATCACGGCGCACCCAGCTTCATTTTTGAGTAAGGTATTGGATAATAAGCCGTTGAACTATCTTGGAACACGCTCATACAGTATTTACTTGTACCAATTGCCGGTATTCGTGTTCTTCGATAAGTTCACAGGTCACAACGATTCTTTCTTGATGAATATCATTAAGATTGCCGTTGTACTTGGTATCGCCGAAGTGAGTTATCGTTACGTGGAAAATGTTTTCCGTCGTTTCAAGAAGCCTGAGTTGGCTCCTGGTGAACCAAAGATGGCGCATTTCTTCCAAAGCCGAGCAGCCAAGATTATGGCTGGGATTGCGGCGGTATTTATGTTGGGGACTGTTAACGCAGTTTCAGCGAAGGAAGCAGGGCGTGCTCGCCCCAAGACAGACCTGCAAAAGCGGTTGAATACCAACAAGAATAAGATTGCGGATGCGAACAAAAAGGCGCTTGAAGCTGCTAAGAAGGATAATGCGAAGCCTGCTAAGAAGTCAGATAAGCACAGTTCTTCAAGCAGTGAAGCAACGACCGGTTCTGATCCATTGGCACAAAAGTACGGCCTAACCGACAAGGAGTACGCAGCCATTAAGGACCAATCGGTTACGGCAATCGGTGATTCAGTCATGGTTGACGTAGCGCCTGATTTGCAAGAGTTGATGCCGAATACTGTGGCTGATGCGGCAGTTGGTCGCCAACCATACGTTGTCCCAACGGTCTTGCAATCATACGTAAACAAGGGTGTTTTGGCACCAGCGGTTGTGATTTCAATTGGTACGAACGGTGCGATTGGTCAAAACGTCTTTGATCAGATTATGCAAATCATTGGTAACCGTACCGTGTACTGGGTAAATGGTTATGCAGACCGCGCATGGGTTCATGCAAATAACCAATTCTTAGAGCAACAAAAAGCAAAGTATCATAACTTGCACATCGTTGATTGGGCCGACTTGGTCAAGGACCACGGCGATTGGCTTGGCGGTGACCACGTTCACCCTAATCCAACAGGTTCTGTTCAATATGCAGCTTTGATTGCAAAGGATATGGCAAAAAATCAATAA
- a CDS encoding iron-containing alcohol dehydrogenase: MENFRFFVPTDIRFGRDRLSELPEALAKFGKRVLVVYGGGSIKRSGLYERVMNQLSDFEVTELAGVEPNPRIDSVREGVKLARDNKIDVILAVGGGSVVDASKVIAASVPYDGDAWDLVKNPSLIDMALPLVDILTLSATGTEMNRNAVISNMETNEKLGTTGMNLIPQVSFLDPSETQTVSKWQTAAGSSDILSHLFEQYFARTANVDLQDFLAEALMKVVIKHGPIAFNEPDNYESRAELMWASSLALNGLENAGKPVGWTVHPIEHELSAFYDITHGVGLAILTPRWMEYALDEKTAPKFAQYGRNVWGLQGDDDMAVAKDAIRKTIAWYQSMDIPMTLPEVGIDESKLDVMAAAAVEHGGLTQGVYTPMQPADVEAIFRASMTAPVVD, encoded by the coding sequence ATGGAGAACTTCCGTTTCTTCGTGCCAACTGACATTCGTTTCGGTCGTGACCGTTTGAGCGAATTGCCAGAGGCACTTGCAAAGTTTGGTAAGCGCGTTTTGGTTGTCTACGGGGGTGGATCAATCAAGCGTTCAGGTTTGTACGAGCGTGTGATGAACCAATTGAGTGACTTTGAAGTGACTGAATTGGCTGGCGTTGAGCCAAACCCACGTATTGATTCAGTACGTGAAGGTGTTAAGTTGGCCCGCGACAACAAGATTGATGTTATCTTGGCTGTTGGTGGTGGATCAGTTGTGGACGCTTCTAAGGTTATCGCAGCTAGTGTTCCTTATGATGGGGATGCATGGGACCTTGTTAAGAACCCATCATTGATCGATATGGCCTTGCCATTGGTCGACATTTTGACGTTGTCAGCAACGGGTACAGAAATGAACCGTAACGCTGTTATCTCAAACATGGAGACGAACGAAAAGTTGGGAACGACGGGTATGAACTTGATTCCACAAGTATCATTCTTGGACCCATCAGAGACGCAAACGGTGTCAAAGTGGCAAACGGCTGCTGGTTCATCAGACATCTTGAGCCACTTGTTTGAGCAATACTTTGCCCGTACGGCGAACGTTGACTTGCAAGACTTCTTGGCTGAGGCTTTGATGAAGGTTGTTATCAAGCACGGACCAATCGCGTTCAACGAGCCTGATAACTACGAGTCACGTGCCGAATTGATGTGGGCTTCATCATTGGCTTTGAACGGTTTGGAAAACGCCGGGAAGCCAGTTGGTTGGACTGTTCACCCAATCGAGCACGAATTGTCAGCCTTCTACGACATCACACACGGTGTTGGTTTGGCTATTTTGACGCCACGTTGGATGGAATACGCATTGGACGAGAAGACGGCGCCTAAGTTTGCCCAATACGGCCGTAACGTTTGGGGCTTGCAAGGGGATGATGACATGGCTGTTGCCAAGGATGCCATCCGCAAGACGATTGCTTGGTACCAATCAATGGATATTCCAATGACGTTGCCAGAAGTTGGCATTGACGAGTCAAAGCTAGACGTGATGGCTGCAGCTGCAGTTGAGCACGGTGGCTTGACGCAAGGTGTTTACACACCAATGCAACCAGCTGACGTTGAAGCTATTTTCCGCGCTTCAATGACGGCACCAGTGGTTGATTAA
- a CDS encoding SprT family protein, with the protein MTDSELQALVEQVSLADFGRPFVHKATFNRRLRTTGGRYVLQTHNLEINPLMIEEFDEQNLIGVIKHELVHYHNHIQGLPYQHKDRYFQTELQRIAGLRYAPATSKAKVRKQPKHYWIYTCKNGHEIYRQRRLNELRYACGKCGAPIRLTGELKIGD; encoded by the coding sequence ATGACCGATTCGGAACTACAAGCATTGGTCGAACAAGTATCATTGGCTGATTTTGGGCGACCATTTGTGCATAAAGCGACGTTCAACCGCCGTTTGCGAACGACTGGTGGACGCTATGTGCTCCAAACGCATAATTTGGAAATCAATCCGTTGATGATTGAAGAGTTTGATGAGCAAAACTTGATAGGTGTCATTAAGCACGAATTGGTGCACTATCATAATCACATTCAAGGCTTGCCATACCAACATAAGGATCGTTATTTTCAGACGGAATTGCAGCGCATTGCTGGTTTGCGTTATGCACCAGCAACCTCTAAGGCGAAAGTCCGCAAACAACCCAAGCATTATTGGATCTATACTTGTAAGAATGGCCATGAAATTTATCGCCAGCGTCGCCTTAATGAGCTACGTTATGCCTGCGGAAAGTGTGGTGCACCAATCCGTCTCACCGGAGAATTAAAAATTGGTGACTAA
- a CDS encoding endonuclease III domain-containing protein, with product METIVGSILIQNASAKTVDPVIEKVGRETNFDPATLTAMSQEELEQLIFEAGLYRSKAKYLRASLQFFAEYDFDLSELQKLDTPTLRKRIRAVSGIGNETADVWLVYIFGRAQFIADSYSRRLMNFLGGPEKLTYEKVQKVVMMNSDFTPDEAREFHALIDEFGKLYLRNREQFLTSWLKDANLTDKLLEQF from the coding sequence ATGGAAACGATTGTTGGGAGTATTTTGATTCAAAATGCTTCTGCTAAGACGGTTGATCCGGTTATTGAAAAGGTTGGGCGCGAAACGAATTTCGATCCAGCGACTTTGACGGCCATGTCTCAGGAAGAGTTGGAGCAACTGATTTTTGAGGCTGGTTTGTACCGTAGCAAGGCCAAGTACTTGCGTGCGTCGTTGCAATTCTTTGCGGAATACGACTTTGATTTGAGCGAACTACAAAAGCTCGACACACCAACACTACGTAAGCGTATCCGTGCTGTGTCAGGAATCGGTAATGAGACGGCTGATGTGTGGCTGGTCTATATTTTTGGTCGGGCCCAATTTATCGCGGATTCCTATTCACGTCGCCTGATGAATTTCTTGGGTGGCCCTGAAAAGCTGACGTATGAAAAAGTGCAAAAGGTTGTAATGATGAATTCTGATTTCACGCCGGATGAAGCTCGTGAATTCCACGCCTTAATTGATGAGTTTGGTAAGTTGTATTTGCGTAATCGCGAGCAATTTTTGACGAGCTGGCTCAAGGATGCCAATCTAACTGATAAGCTATTAGAACAATTTTAG
- a CDS encoding DUF975 family protein, with the protein MLTNYDLKARARNRVKGPAFNVSIKLSMFLIIWQILSSVWDGNQAPVVSFAQTTMTFGESLQFLFRLFTTNMVGEIAFGVFGLGAMWAFVEWGRNKEVPEQPFADGLKFWGRSTIVDVVVLLGLRFLFTFLWTLVLIIPGIVKSFSYSQAPLIYAEDHKQGVEITNLSEYLLRSQELMAGYKLRLFWLQLSFIGWWILVALTFGLAAIYVVPYYNATMAEFYIELTRERRYGARATYTASTSDEDDEL; encoded by the coding sequence ATGCTAACTAATTATGATCTGAAGGCACGTGCTCGTAATCGGGTAAAAGGGCCGGCCTTCAATGTTTCAATTAAATTGTCAATGTTCTTAATCATTTGGCAGATTCTATCATCAGTATGGGATGGGAACCAAGCGCCAGTGGTGTCATTTGCACAAACGACGATGACGTTTGGTGAATCACTACAATTTTTGTTCCGCCTATTCACAACTAACATGGTTGGTGAAATTGCTTTCGGTGTCTTTGGTTTGGGCGCTATGTGGGCATTCGTTGAATGGGGTCGTAACAAGGAAGTGCCTGAGCAACCATTTGCCGATGGACTAAAGTTCTGGGGTCGCAGCACGATTGTCGACGTTGTGGTATTGCTAGGGCTACGTTTCCTATTTACATTCTTGTGGACGTTGGTATTGATTATCCCAGGAATCGTCAAGTCATTTAGCTATTCACAAGCACCGTTGATCTATGCGGAAGACCACAAGCAAGGCGTTGAAATTACGAACTTGTCTGAATACTTGCTACGCTCACAAGAATTGATGGCAGGATACAAGTTGCGCTTGTTCTGGCTACAATTGAGCTTTATCGGTTGGTGGATTTTGGTTGCTTTGACGTTTGGTTTGGCCGCTATTTATGTTGTGCCATACTATAACGCCACGATGGCAGAATTCTACATTGAATTGACGCGCGAACGTCGCTACGGAGCCCGTGCAACGTACACCGCATCAACATCAGATGAAGATGATGAACTATAA
- a CDS encoding phenolic acid decarboxylase yields MTKTFKTLDDFLGTHFIYTYDNGWEYEWYAKNDHTVDYRIHGGMVAGRWVKDQEADIVMLTEGVYKITWTEPTGTDVALDFMPNENKLHGTIFFPKWVEEHPEITVTFQNEHIDVMEEAREKYDTYPKLVVPEFASITYVGDAGLNNEDVISQAPYNGMPEDIREGRYFDENYQRKNR; encoded by the coding sequence ATGACAAAGACATTTAAGACATTGGATGATTTTTTGGGTACCCACTTTATTTACACTTATGACAATGGGTGGGAATACGAATGGTACGCTAAGAATGATCACACGGTTGATTACCGCATCCACGGTGGCATGGTTGCCGGACGTTGGGTGAAGGATCAAGAAGCTGATATCGTGATGCTCACTGAAGGCGTATACAAGATTACATGGACGGAACCAACTGGGACAGATGTTGCATTGGATTTCATGCCAAACGAAAACAAGTTGCACGGAACGATTTTCTTCCCAAAGTGGGTTGAAGAGCACCCTGAAATTACGGTAACCTTCCAAAATGAACACATTGACGTGATGGAAGAGGCCCGCGAGAAGTACGACACTTATCCAAAGTTGGTTGTACCTGAATTTGCATCAATTACCTACGTTGGGGATGCAGGATTGAACAACGAAGATGTCATCTCGCAAGCACCATATAATGGTATGCCTGAGGATATCCGTGAGGGTCGATACTTCGACGAAAATTATCAACGAAAGAACCGATAA
- a CDS encoding peptide MFS transporter, producing MESEKKFLGQPRGLQTLFMTEMWERFSYYGMKAILLYYMWHLIATGDLNVTKATAASIMAIYASMVYLSGVVGGFIADRLMGQRRTVFWGGVLIMFGHIALALPFGAPAMFASMVLIVMGTGLLKPNVSSLVGSLYKDGDSARDAGFSIFVFGINLGSFIAPLLVGWTQEQAGFHLAFSLAAIGMFFGLIQFHFGGKHLSKDSLYAPDPLQPEEVKPLVTKIVLGVVAFALVIVLMVLMGWTQLQNFVNLLTIVAILLPIGYFTLMITSAKVNKEERSRVISYIPLFLAAVLFWAIEEQGSIVLATFAAERVDTSWFPASWFQSLNPLFIMLYTPFFAWLWVKWTKNQPSSPMKFAIGLMFAGASFLLMALPGTLFGTAGKVSPLWLVGSWALVIVGEMLISPVGLSVTTKLAPKAFMSQMMSMWFLASSAGSALNAQLVTLYNPKNEVAYFAWFGIASVVLGIVLVFLVPRIKSLMAGVK from the coding sequence ATGGAATCAGAAAAGAAATTCCTGGGACAACCACGCGGTCTACAAACTTTGTTTATGACCGAAATGTGGGAGCGTTTCAGTTACTATGGTATGAAGGCCATCTTGCTTTACTACATGTGGCATTTGATTGCCACTGGCGACCTTAACGTTACCAAGGCAACTGCCGCATCAATCATGGCCATCTACGCCTCAATGGTTTACTTGTCAGGTGTTGTTGGTGGATTTATCGCTGACCGTTTGATGGGTCAACGTCGCACCGTCTTCTGGGGTGGTGTGTTGATCATGTTCGGACACATCGCATTGGCTTTGCCATTTGGCGCGCCAGCGATGTTCGCCTCAATGGTCTTGATCGTGATGGGAACTGGTTTGTTGAAGCCAAACGTTTCATCATTGGTTGGATCACTTTATAAGGACGGCGATTCAGCACGAGATGCTGGGTTCTCAATCTTCGTCTTCGGTATCAACTTGGGTTCATTTATTGCCCCATTGTTGGTTGGTTGGACGCAAGAGCAAGCCGGCTTCCACTTGGCATTCTCATTGGCTGCCATCGGAATGTTCTTCGGTTTGATCCAATTCCACTTTGGCGGTAAGCACTTGTCAAAGGATTCATTGTACGCACCAGATCCATTGCAACCAGAGGAAGTTAAGCCTTTGGTAACGAAGATCGTCTTGGGTGTTGTCGCCTTTGCTTTGGTTATCGTATTGATGGTCTTGATGGGCTGGACGCAATTGCAAAACTTCGTTAACTTGTTGACGATTGTCGCAATCTTGTTGCCAATCGGATACTTCACGTTGATGATTACGTCAGCTAAGGTTAACAAGGAAGAGCGTTCACGCGTTATCTCATACATTCCATTGTTCTTGGCTGCTGTATTGTTCTGGGCTATCGAAGAGCAAGGATCAATCGTTTTGGCAACGTTCGCCGCAGAGCGTGTTGATACGTCATGGTTCCCAGCTTCATGGTTCCAATCATTGAACCCATTGTTCATCATGCTTTACACGCCATTCTTCGCTTGGTTGTGGGTTAAGTGGACAAAGAACCAACCTTCATCACCAATGAAGTTCGCAATTGGTTTGATGTTCGCTGGAGCATCATTCTTGTTGATGGCTTTGCCTGGAACGTTGTTTGGAACGGCCGGTAAGGTTTCACCACTTTGGTTGGTTGGCTCATGGGCCTTGGTTATCGTTGGTGAAATGTTGATTTCTCCAGTTGGATTGTCAGTTACGACTAAGTTGGCACCGAAGGCATTTATGTCACAAATGATGTCAATGTGGTTCTTGGCTTCATCAGCTGGTTCAGCATTGAACGCCCAATTGGTAACGTTGTACAACCCTAAGAACGAAGTTGCTTACTTTGCTTGGTTCGGAATCGCTTCAGTTGTTCTTGGTATTGTCTTGGTATTCTTAGTACCACGTATCAAGAGCCTGATGGCGGGTGTTAAATAG
- a CDS encoding metallophosphoesterase has product MVKIAVTSDNHFDINKQDYQEILAQQSQYINHINPDYYLITGDLFNDFKKTMAYVSDLQQNVGATKVLFIAGNHDMGRGTSFEELESPVNEHYLHNKYIDIPGTDWRIIGHNGWYDYLFAEGIDPEEVATFRRGFYYDRIIEQPMSDPERMDLGLAQMKVLLDDAKAANKQVIFMTHFAPIGDELIYPDGDRRWRMVNGVLGSPRTGELLESYDNVKHVFYGHIHVTVPPRERNGVTYYNTSVGYKRRRLQEWTADNYLDAWKNKVQQIVLTSI; this is encoded by the coding sequence ATGGTCAAGATAGCAGTCACAAGTGATAATCACTTCGACATCAATAAGCAGGATTATCAAGAAATCCTTGCACAACAATCACAATATATTAATCATATTAACCCAGATTATTACTTAATTACTGGCGATTTATTTAACGATTTTAAGAAAACAATGGCATATGTGAGCGATTTACAACAAAACGTCGGGGCAACCAAAGTTTTGTTCATCGCTGGTAACCACGACATGGGCCGTGGCACGTCCTTTGAAGAACTCGAGTCACCGGTTAATGAACATTACCTACATAATAAGTACATTGATATCCCCGGAACAGATTGGCGCATTATTGGTCACAATGGCTGGTACGATTATTTATTCGCTGAAGGCATCGACCCTGAGGAAGTCGCAACGTTCCGTCGTGGCTTCTACTATGACCGTATCATTGAGCAACCCATGTCCGATCCAGAACGTATGGACTTGGGCTTGGCACAAATGAAGGTTCTATTAGATGATGCGAAAGCGGCTAATAAGCAAGTCATCTTCATGACCCACTTCGCCCCAATCGGTGATGAATTGATTTATCCAGATGGCGATCGTCGTTGGCGTATGGTCAACGGCGTCCTTGGTTCACCACGTACCGGTGAATTATTGGAATCGTATGACAATGTAAAGCACGTTTTCTATGGTCACATTCACGTGACGGTTCCACCACGCGAGCGAAACGGTGTGACGTACTACAATACCAGCGTTGGTTATAAACGTCGTCGCCTGCAAGAATGGACGGCGGATAACTACTTGGACGCATGGAAAAATAAAGTTCAACAAATAGTGTTGACATCTATATAA